Proteins from a single region of Noviherbaspirillum saxi:
- a CDS encoding 5'-3' exonuclease: MRKLLAIDGLYITRRMYEANKDPDSPEKAEAAVRNTVAAMRKLLSMHQPTHVLPAFDFGGTTWRNEIHPRYRENRAPMPQALKDALPMLYERLHELGLHVVSQPGVEADDVIATVISRWLREDRGAAVVVANDKDTYILMAQGALFYEYFTGEWRDQAWVQEKYGVPPLHMPDLLALCGDDTDGVPGVTGIGVKKAAKLVQSYGDLDGIMAGAGILKDRIGETLRKEKELLFLSRDLVHLKTDVQLGITWKTLAYDMV, translated from the coding sequence ATGCGCAAATTGCTGGCGATAGATGGGCTGTACATCACACGTCGAATGTACGAGGCCAATAAAGACCCGGACTCACCTGAAAAGGCCGAGGCCGCGGTGCGCAATACCGTTGCCGCCATGCGCAAGCTCTTGTCCATGCACCAGCCCACCCACGTCCTGCCTGCCTTTGATTTTGGCGGTACCACCTGGCGCAATGAAATTCATCCACGGTACCGCGAAAACCGCGCACCCATGCCCCAAGCGCTGAAGGATGCGTTGCCCATGCTGTATGAGCGACTCCATGAACTGGGGCTTCATGTCGTCTCTCAACCGGGCGTCGAAGCAGATGACGTGATCGCGACCGTGATATCCCGCTGGCTGCGCGAAGATCGCGGCGCAGCGGTGGTGGTCGCAAATGACAAGGACACCTACATACTGATGGCGCAGGGTGCGCTCTTCTATGAATACTTTACCGGCGAATGGCGCGACCAGGCTTGGGTACAGGAAAAGTATGGCGTACCTCCATTGCACATGCCGGACTTGCTGGCTCTTTGTGGCGACGATACGGATGGTGTACCCGGTGTAACGGGCATCGGTGTAAAAAAGGCAGCCAAACTCGTCCAGTCTTACGGCGACCTGGATGGCATCATGGCCGGGGCAGGTATCCTGAAAGACAGGATCGGCGAGACCTTGCGCAAGGAAAAAGAGCTTCTGTTTCTGTCGCGGGACCTGGTTCACCTCAAGACCGACGTCCAGCTCGGTATCACATGGAAGACCCTTGCTTACGACATGGTTTAA
- a CDS encoding putative glycolipid-binding domain-containing protein has translation MKPAGSFFWRKLDGPGHDSCRLFRLPNGWRLAGAAVFHEDNRPCHFQYEVVVDTAWRTRRAAVSGYLGNKEIRLKIAAAAAVRNRQWRVGDDIQKNLTGCVDVDLGFTPSTNLIVLNRLALAVGEYADAPAAYLKFPGMRFVTLPQTYHRIGATEYAYEAPTVGYAGTLQVLPSGAVAHYPKLFELYQSRPVT, from the coding sequence ATGAAACCCGCAGGATCTTTTTTCTGGAGGAAGCTGGATGGTCCTGGCCACGACAGTTGCCGCCTGTTCAGACTGCCTAATGGATGGCGGCTCGCCGGCGCCGCCGTGTTCCACGAGGACAACCGACCATGTCACTTTCAGTATGAAGTTGTTGTGGATACGGCGTGGCGAACGCGTCGCGCCGCAGTATCGGGTTATCTGGGTAATAAAGAAATCAGGCTAAAAATTGCCGCAGCCGCTGCAGTCCGAAACAGACAATGGAGAGTTGGTGACGACATACAAAAAAACCTTACAGGTTGTGTCGATGTCGATCTCGGATTTACGCCGTCGACCAATCTGATTGTACTAAACCGGCTTGCTTTGGCAGTTGGTGAATACGCCGACGCGCCGGCAGCCTATTTGAAATTTCCCGGCATGCGGTTTGTAACACTGCCGCAAACCTATCACCGGATCGGAGCGACCGAGTATGCATATGAAGCCCCGACGGTGGGCTATGCGGGCACGCTGCAAGTACTACCTTCCGGTGCCGTCGCGCATTATCCGAAATTGTTTGAGTTATACCAATCCCGACCTGTAACGTGA
- a CDS encoding haloacid dehalogenase type II, with translation MQIKILAFDVFGTVVDWHSSIAREIDRMQLGVDGNEFALAWRAGYQPAMKRVMSGELGWTLIDDLHRMVLDELLAKYAISSLDESQKRHLNKVWHRLDAWPDSVEGLTRLKSRFTICTLSNGNIGLLTNMAKNAGLPWDCILSAEVFGKYKPDPATYLGVAKIFDVAPEEVMLVAAHQDDLAGARAAGLKTAYIERPYELGATQKKDVSPNQENTFHASSIVDLAATLGC, from the coding sequence ATGCAAATAAAAATATTGGCTTTCGATGTATTCGGCACGGTAGTAGATTGGCATTCCAGCATTGCGCGTGAAATCGACCGCATGCAACTGGGCGTCGATGGCAATGAGTTTGCGCTGGCATGGCGAGCCGGCTATCAGCCAGCCATGAAGCGGGTGATGTCGGGCGAACTCGGCTGGACCTTGATCGATGACTTGCACCGCATGGTGCTGGATGAGCTGCTGGCGAAGTATGCCATTTCAAGCCTGGATGAATCACAGAAACGGCACCTGAACAAGGTATGGCATCGTCTCGACGCATGGCCTGATTCGGTAGAAGGCTTAACGCGGTTGAAGTCCAGGTTCACTATCTGCACCTTGTCGAACGGCAATATCGGATTGTTGACCAACATGGCCAAGAATGCAGGACTGCCCTGGGATTGCATACTCTCGGCCGAAGTCTTCGGGAAATACAAGCCGGATCCTGCGACCTACCTTGGCGTCGCCAAGATATTCGATGTCGCGCCGGAAGAAGTCATGCTGGTCGCGGCGCATCAGGACGATCTGGCCGGAGCGCGGGCTGCGGGCTTGAAGACAGCCTACATAGAACGACCTTATGAACTGGGGGCGACGCAGAAAAAGGACGTATCGCCGAACCAGGAGAACACGTTTCACGCTTCCAGCATCGTTGACCTGGCAGCGACCTTAGGATGTTGA